One part of the Glycine soja cultivar W05 chromosome 11, ASM419377v2, whole genome shotgun sequence genome encodes these proteins:
- the LOC114376758 gene encoding protein disulfide isomerase-like 1-6, whose protein sequence is MKPTLRFIVFLLTLLLVLRFNVATEVKDELEELLAVDEEVEREAEKGGEKLSEAEVLSKAQRIVIELKNENTERVVNGNEFVLVLGYAPWCPRSAELMPHFAEAATSLKELGNPLIMAKLDADRYPKPASFLGVKGFPTLLLFVNGTSQPYSGGFTADDIVIWAQKKTSTPVIRISSVAEAEKFLTKYQTFLIGRFENFEGPDYEEFVSAAKSDNEIQFVETSQVELAQVLYPDIKPTDRFLGIVKSEPERYSAYDGAFILNKILEFVDYNKFPLVTKLTEMNSVRVYSSPIKLQVLVFANIDDFKNLLDTLQDVAKTFKSKIMFIYVDINDENLAKPFLTLFGLEESKNTVVGAFDNSMSSKYLLESKPTQINIEEFCNNLMQGSLSPYFKSQPIPDNTEASVRAIVGKTFDDEILSSKKDVLLEVFTPWCMNCEATSKQVEKLAKHYKGSSNLIFARTDASANEHPKLQVNDYPTLLFYRADDKANPIKLSTKSSLKELAASINKYLKVKNQVLKDEL, encoded by the exons ATGAAACCCACTTTAAGATTCATCGTTTTCCTCCTCACCCTTCTCCTGGTACTGAGGTTTAACGTTGCCACAGAGGTTAAGGATGAGTTGGAGGAATTGTTAGCAGTGGACGAGGAAGTAGAACGGGAAGCCGAAAAGGGTGGCGAGAAATTATCCGAAGCAGAGGTTTTGAGCAAAGCCCAAAGGATCGTAATTGAGCTCAAGAACGAGAACACAGAGAGGGTTGTGAATGGGAACGAGTTTGTTCTTGTTCTGGGGTATGCACCTTGGTGTCCAAGGAGTGCTGAGCTAATGCCCCATTTTGCAGAGGCTGCAACTTCTCTCAAGGAATTGGGAAACCCTCTTATTATGGCCAAACTTGATGCTGACAGGTATCCCAAGCCAGCTTCTTTCCTTGGTGTCAAAGGCTTCCCCACTTTGCTTCTCTTTGTCAATGGCACCTCTCAGCCCTACTCTGGCGGTTTCACAGC AGATGATATAGTGATATGGGCACAAAAAAAGACTAGTACTCCTGTCATTCGGATAAGTTCAGTGGCAGAAGCAGAAAAGTTTCTGACAAAGTATCAAACATTTCTTATTGGTCGGTTTGAAAATTTTGAG GGACCTGATTATGAAGAATTTGTGAGTGCTGCAAAGTCTGATAATGAAATCCAGTTTGTGGAAACGAGTCAGGTAGAGCTTGCTCAAGTTCTTTATCCAGATATCAAGCCTACCGATCGTTTTCTTGGAATTGTTAAGAGTGAACCCGAAAGATACAGTGCTTATG ATGGAGCTTTCATACTGAATAAAATACTGGAATTTGTAGACTACAACAAGTTTCCATTAGTTACAAAGCTGACTGAAATGAATTCTGTCAGAGTCTACTCCAGTCCCATCAAGCTTCAG gTTTTAGTCTTTGCAAACATTGATGACTTCAAGAATcttcttgatactcttcaagatgtTGCAAAAACATTCAAGTCAAAG ATAATGTTTATATATGTGGATATTAATGACGAGAACCTTGCAAAGCCCTTCTTAACATTGTTTGGTCTTGAGGAATCAAAAAATACTGTG GTAGGCGCGTTTGATAATTCAATGAGCTCAAAATATTTGTTGGAGTCAAAACCAACACAAATCAATATTGAA GAGTTCTGCAATAATCTCATGCAAGGTTCTTTGTCGCCATACTTCAAGTCACAGCCAATTCCAGATAAC ACAGAAGCAAGTGTTCGTGCTATTGTCGGGAAAACATTTGATGATGAAATCTTGAGCAGCAAGAAGGATGTGCTCTTGGAG GTATTTACGCCTTGGTGTATGAACTGTGAGGCCACAAGCAAGCAAGTAGAGAAGTTGGCAAAGCACTACAAAGGATCAAGTAATCTAATATTTGCAAGGACAGATGCTTCAGCAAATGAACATCCAAAACTGCAA GTGAATGACTACCCCACGCTTCTATTTTACAGAGCAGATGATAAGGCAAACCCG aTCAAACTTTCTACAAAATCTAGTTTGAAAGAGTTGGCTGCATCCATCAACAAATATCtaaaagtcaagaatcaagTACTCAAAGATGAGTTATAG
- the LOC114376996 gene encoding sulfite exporter TauE/SafE family protein 3-like isoform X1 has translation MAVKGSPQRWDMRLVLTITLLLISVSVSALQHLSHKNINPTTVETTQTSFLGKVVNFLWSSSGSGYQHTWPDIEFGWRIITGTIIGFLGSAFGTVGGVGGGGIFVTMLSLIIGFDAKSATAISKCMITGGAAATVFYNLKQKHPTLDMPVIDYDLALLFQPVLVLGISIGVAFNVIFADWMITVLLLIIFVGIATKAFLKGVETWKKETIIKKETARQSQFNGTERSEEVAYEPLPGGPNTSNHNEPKKSKETTVRLRHHKGSVLENVRWKALGVLFTVWVLILASEIAKSHTTTCSVEYWILNLLQVPVALGATSYQAVLLYTGKRVIASKGDQRTQWRAHQLVLYCSCGICAGIVGGLLGLGGGFILGPLFLELGIPPQVSSATATFAMTFSASMSVVEYYLLKRFPIPYTLYFVAVSTFAAFVGQVLVRKLVAILGRASLIIFILSGTIFVSAISLGGVGISNMIQKIANKEYMGFENLCTYSA, from the exons ATGGCTGTGAAAGGATCACCACAACGGTGGGACATGAGATTAGTTTTGACAATTACTCTTCTTTTAATCTCGGTCTCTGTTTCTGCTCTTCAACACCTAAGTCACAAAAACATTAATCCCACCACCGTTGAGACAACCCAAACTAGTTTTCTTGGTAAAGTCGTGAACTTTTTGTGGAGCTCATCTGGCTCTGGATACCAACATACTTGGCCG GATATAGAATTTGGATGGAGAATAATAACGGGTACGATAATTGGATTCCTGGGATCTGCATTTGGAACCGTGGGTGGTGTTGGTGGGGGTGGCATCTTTGTCACTATGCTCTCCCTTATTATTGGATTTGATGCAAAATCAGCTACTGCAATCTCCAAGT GTATGATTACGGGTGGAGCAGCAGCGACAGTTTTCTACAATTTGAAGCAAAAACATCCAACACTTGACATGCCAGTGATCGACTACGACTTGGCACTTCTTTTCCAACCAGTGCTGGTGCTTGGAATCAGCATTGGAGTTGCCTTCAATGTGATTTTTGCTGATTGGATGATCACAGTCTTGCTACTAATAATTTTCGTAG GAATTGCAACCAAGGCATTCTTAAAAGGAGTTGAGACATGGAAAAAAGAAACCATTATTAAGAAG GAAACTGCTAGACAATCACAATTTAATG GCACTGAAAGGAGTGAGGAGGTCGCATATGAGCCTCTACCGGGAGGCCCAAACACAAGCAATCATAATGAGCCTAAAAAATCCAAGGAAACGACGGTGAGACTGAGACATCACAAA GGATCAGTTCTTGAAAATGTTCGTTGGAAAGCACTTGGAGTTCTTTTCACTGTCTGGGTCCTTATACTTGCCTCCGAGATTGCAAAA AGTCACACAACAACTTGTTCAGTGGAATACTGGATACTTAATCTACTACAG GTCCCTGTGGCATTAGGAGCGACTTCATATCAAGCTGTGCTTCTGTACACAGGCAAGAGAGTGATAGCATCCAAAGGAGATCAAAGAACACAATGGCGAGCGCACCAGTTAGTTCTGTATTGTTCTTGTGGCATATGCGCTGGTATAGTTGGTGGCTTGCTTGGTCTTGGTGGAGGTTTTATTTTGGGACCCCTTTTCTTGGAGCTAGGAATCCCTCCTCAG GTGTCAAGTGCTACAGCCACTTTTGCCATGACATTTTCAGCATCTATGTCAGTGGTGGAATATTACCTTCTAAAACGGTTTCCTATTCCTTATA CTCTTTACTTTGTGGCTGTATCCACTTTTGCGGCCTTTGTTGGACAAGTTTTAGTGAGAAAGCTGGTTGCCATACTAGGGAGAGCATCTCTGATCATTTTCATCCTCTCCGGCACCATTTTTGTTAGTGCAATATCACTAG GTGGTGTGGGCATATCAAACATGATCCAAAAAATTGCAAATAAAGAGTACATGGGGTTTGAAAACCTTTGTACCTACTCAGCCTAG
- the LOC114376996 gene encoding sulfite exporter TauE/SafE family protein 3-like isoform X2: protein MAVKGSPQRWDMRLVLTITLLLISVSVSALQHLSHKNINPTTVETTQTSFLGKVVNFLWSSSGSGYQHTWPDIEFGWRIITGTIIGFLGSAFGTVGGVGGGGIFVTMLSLIIGFDAKSATAISKCMITGGAAATVFYNLKQKHPTLDMPVIDYDLALLFQPVLVLGISIGVAFNVIFADWMITVLLLIIFVGIATKAFLKGVETWKKETIIKKETARQSQFNGTERSEEVAYEPLPGGPNTSNHNEPKKSKETTGSVLENVRWKALGVLFTVWVLILASEIAKSHTTTCSVEYWILNLLQVPVALGATSYQAVLLYTGKRVIASKGDQRTQWRAHQLVLYCSCGICAGIVGGLLGLGGGFILGPLFLELGIPPQVSSATATFAMTFSASMSVVEYYLLKRFPIPYTLYFVAVSTFAAFVGQVLVRKLVAILGRASLIIFILSGTIFVSAISLGGVGISNMIQKIANKEYMGFENLCTYSA from the exons ATGGCTGTGAAAGGATCACCACAACGGTGGGACATGAGATTAGTTTTGACAATTACTCTTCTTTTAATCTCGGTCTCTGTTTCTGCTCTTCAACACCTAAGTCACAAAAACATTAATCCCACCACCGTTGAGACAACCCAAACTAGTTTTCTTGGTAAAGTCGTGAACTTTTTGTGGAGCTCATCTGGCTCTGGATACCAACATACTTGGCCG GATATAGAATTTGGATGGAGAATAATAACGGGTACGATAATTGGATTCCTGGGATCTGCATTTGGAACCGTGGGTGGTGTTGGTGGGGGTGGCATCTTTGTCACTATGCTCTCCCTTATTATTGGATTTGATGCAAAATCAGCTACTGCAATCTCCAAGT GTATGATTACGGGTGGAGCAGCAGCGACAGTTTTCTACAATTTGAAGCAAAAACATCCAACACTTGACATGCCAGTGATCGACTACGACTTGGCACTTCTTTTCCAACCAGTGCTGGTGCTTGGAATCAGCATTGGAGTTGCCTTCAATGTGATTTTTGCTGATTGGATGATCACAGTCTTGCTACTAATAATTTTCGTAG GAATTGCAACCAAGGCATTCTTAAAAGGAGTTGAGACATGGAAAAAAGAAACCATTATTAAGAAG GAAACTGCTAGACAATCACAATTTAATG GCACTGAAAGGAGTGAGGAGGTCGCATATGAGCCTCTACCGGGAGGCCCAAACACAAGCAATCATAATGAGCCTAAAAAATCCAAGGAAACGACG GGATCAGTTCTTGAAAATGTTCGTTGGAAAGCACTTGGAGTTCTTTTCACTGTCTGGGTCCTTATACTTGCCTCCGAGATTGCAAAA AGTCACACAACAACTTGTTCAGTGGAATACTGGATACTTAATCTACTACAG GTCCCTGTGGCATTAGGAGCGACTTCATATCAAGCTGTGCTTCTGTACACAGGCAAGAGAGTGATAGCATCCAAAGGAGATCAAAGAACACAATGGCGAGCGCACCAGTTAGTTCTGTATTGTTCTTGTGGCATATGCGCTGGTATAGTTGGTGGCTTGCTTGGTCTTGGTGGAGGTTTTATTTTGGGACCCCTTTTCTTGGAGCTAGGAATCCCTCCTCAG GTGTCAAGTGCTACAGCCACTTTTGCCATGACATTTTCAGCATCTATGTCAGTGGTGGAATATTACCTTCTAAAACGGTTTCCTATTCCTTATA CTCTTTACTTTGTGGCTGTATCCACTTTTGCGGCCTTTGTTGGACAAGTTTTAGTGAGAAAGCTGGTTGCCATACTAGGGAGAGCATCTCTGATCATTTTCATCCTCTCCGGCACCATTTTTGTTAGTGCAATATCACTAG GTGGTGTGGGCATATCAAACATGATCCAAAAAATTGCAAATAAAGAGTACATGGGGTTTGAAAACCTTTGTACCTACTCAGCCTAG